The DNA segment acattaatatactttaataaacGCAAATGAATTCCacaaagaaaacttttaataaatgaataaaaaaagtcaCTCTTTAACTCATAAAATACGCATGCGTTTTGTTGCGAAAATTTGAAGCATCTTAAATGtatgactaaatattttttcttcacaaatataattaatatacaaacattttgtactgtttcacataaaaatgcttttggATTTTACGTAACTGTCCAGCACAGAACTAAACGTACGTGCTTGCATAACCATTCTTCCTTTTGATTGGTTCTAAATAAAGACAAGAATGATTAAACCAATAGCAGAGCAAAAACAGTGAAATAGAAAACGGAACATTTCTAGGAGTGAGAAAATCGAAAATTGAAAACAGGGAAAAAATCTATGAAAAAATTTATTGGTAATATCTGCcgaatataaatttaaacaaggAGTGATATATCCATTATGATGCTTTAATGCACAGGTAAGTTAAATAATTTCGGTCTGTTATACTGATAGTGCAATGTACAcgcaaaaatgtatatttataaattttgtcaTGAATCAATTTTTGACTTATATTTAGCGGCTGTCAGTTGTTTTACGTCTCATCGTATTTTGttcataatgatttatttctattattatcgCTAAAGTGTATACAAATTTCACGCGGCTTGGACTACAGGGATGCGCATCGATTACGATGATGCAACGAGACGATAAGGTGCAAATTACTTATATGCTTTCGATGTATGCTTGTTACCGTTGTACTGCTTATTCTGCACTTCcttactttatttttcaatgctACCTCTCTGTTTGTTAAATTTAGTTTGATCACAAACATAACCTCAACACTAGTAGGTTTTCTGGTGCTTGTATTTTGCACCAGTAGCTTTAGACACATAGTCTGTCAAATCAACTCCCGCATGCTGTCAACTACTCAAAAAACGAGACCAAACGAGTCTTTAAGTTATGTGAGAgaacttcataataataattataagtatatatttcatTCTCTTATAATATCATATATTCTGATTTGAACTAAATCTTGTAATTTACTAGCTAAGTTTTATCATTtacgtagtatttttttaatctcaagAACATACTGTTTTAATCACTGCAAAGTGAATAAATACACACTTCTAATTCTGACAAAGTTTTACtccagaataaattaaattatctaagTGGTTGGGATTGAAGCTTACAACTTGAGCTAATCATAGGTATAtgtaatcttttattttacctgtcctgtgtttttatttatttgcacttGTTTACGCcttgttacatttttgttgcaGCTTTACCGTGCATGCATTGTTATAACTGTAGAAGTGATACAGTGACTATATTGTTGGCATTGTCCGGCATAAGGTCCACCTAACGACAACCGTGAATATTTCCTTCCCGTATGGCTGCGTATGTTAACCGTACGATATCAATGATGGCTGGCGACGGGCCCCACAACGTTGCGATGCTGAACAATGGGGCGGTCCGCGTGAACATGTTAAATGTGGATTCGCCACTTCAGATATTTGTGAGGGCCAAAAAGAAGATCAATGATATATTTGTGGAAATTGATGATTATGTGAAGGATGCAGTCACTTTTATGCATGGTAAGTGCAGCAATATCTATGTGAGAAGTAACAGAAATAAACAACACAGGCTATAATTGTCATGTACAGGCCAAtaattgacattaattttattgttacattaaaaaatatttggtttaaaaaaaatctacgacTTAATTTTTTGACCTGCTTTAGAAACACTGAACTTTTTCAGTTCCAAATTGGTTTCTTATCTAACTAATAGTGTATAATTTTGATTCATAAGAAAAATTtagttgatattaaaaaatagaaataaaattaaaacaccttattatacatatttcattgtctaaattcaatttaattcaatacagTAATTTCTTATCATTTTAAACTGGCTCTATTATGGCAATCATGATGGaagtcatgttttttttcataacaacATCTGGAGATCAACTACATTCTTCTGTACAATTATGTTAGGTTTTATGCAAAATGCTCATTGTGGCAGATTTTTTTGGCTTCTTACCTGTCcatatagttttatttgtattcaatcaTTTGTATAAAGTATTTGACTGATATCACTCTTATCTAGTTGCTCAATAAGATCTTCTTTATCAGTTTGTATCATTGTGGTCACACATCGTAAAAGTCGCGTGCCGACGTGACGACAATTTGGATAAAGGTCAATTTCATTGTTTAATTATGCTTTGGAGACTAAAATATGTGATGTACTTGTATTGTTATTCGAATACGTTACTATAACAATATGGTATTGGGGTATTATAGAGAGTAAAGggtaattattactttatttgacTTTAACTTTACTGTATATTTAAAGTCGCGATGTGTATACCTCATGGTAGGCTAGATCTTCACTTTAATACTTAAATCACACTTAAGCCATTAATGCGTGTGCCTTACTTCTGTGACTGTTTAGGAGACAGTTCTCTTTACATGATGACGTTTCAAAATGCCAAAAAGTTCAAAACAATAAGTCCCTTTAGTATAGTTTACGTGTCGTTAAAGACGTTTTACACTGTGCAATAATGTTCtcttgaaaatgaaatataccgCCCCATTCAACAAAaagtttacaaatatttcatatttatgaagTAACACGATCACCAATATTGTAGTAATTGAGCTTGGCATGTATCCAACAAAGCTATCACTTGTGTGTATAATACAGTTTCAtaataaatgtaggtacatgGTGCCACAACAATGTACGTAATAATGAAGGGAACACGCTTGATTCATGATTGCTGACTAATGCCTCATAAAGAATGCTTGTCGGACCGAAACGGCAGAAATACTCCCTGGCTTTCATGAATGTCCttcagtaaatattaaataaacatttagcGTGTAAGATCGTGTCTTTAGGGTTGTTCAGTAGGTGCCGTACCGACGCGGTGTCTTAGCCGATCATTACGTTAGGCGTAGCCCCGAAGGTCATATGACTATAAGGCTTCAAGgcgaaagttttaatttaaaacctgaCCTTACCATGTTATTACTCTTACCACGTTATGGCACAGTCATgtgtattgatataaaaaaacagcCCAGCCAGaaatatcatatattatttattatttacaataacatcaTACGAAGTTAAAATTACAAAGTAATATGAGAGTCATTGGCTTGTTCCAAGTTCCACGTTATCGCGACGCACATGAAAACATCATTCAATTTTAGTCTATTAAAACTTGTGTGTGTTGCAGCTGTTACTGGCGAAAATGGGATTGCGACGCCGCAGGACCTCGCAAACGTGGAGGCTTACGTATCAAAGGTTCAGGCTATACGCGAAGTACTCAAGCGGGATCACATGAAAGTCGCCTTCTTTGGACGGTGAGAAACATTTTCCATAACTTTTGGCAGTAGAACTttcaataggattttttttatcacgtgtaattattattattttcagaacaAGTAACGGTAAAAGCACGGTTATAAACGCTATGTTGCACGACAAAATACTGCCGAGCGGCATCGGGCACACCACGAACTGTTTCCTGCAAGTCGAGGGCTCCGACACTGACGAGTCGTTCCTACGGACCGAAGGCTCCGAGGAGAAACTTAACGTACAGGTACGACCCGACCCCTAATGTTAGAACTCCTTATACAAAGAATCGAAACAAATGTGgtgcgatcccgccgcgtcagatcatgattaaggactccggttgggtccgaaactagtcttgcacccctgataaatacgcgtgagtaaactgttacatcatttaacaataaatgtGGTATCGTGTGGTCCACAGTCGGTGAGCCAGCTGGGCCACGCGCTGTGCGCGTCGCGCCTGCAGGAGTGCTCGCTGGTGCACGTGTACTGGCCGCGCGAGCTGTGCGCGCTGCTGCGGGACGACGTCGTGCTGGTGGATAGCCCCGGCGTCGACGTCACGCCCAACCTGGACGAGTGGATCGACAAGTACTGCCTCGACGCCGACGTCTTCGTGCTCGTCGCCAACGCAGAGTCCACGCTCATGGTCACTGTGAGTACCGCCCTGCACTTATACTACTCCAACCGTACAACAAACTTGTGTTAAAGCAGATTcaattttgtctttatttaatacAAGCTCTTTGGTACATTTGTGATTATCGTAGTAATAATAAAGGCATATTTCTCTTTCAGGAAAAAAACTTCTTTCATAAAGTTTCGACAAAAATATCACAACCGAACATATTTATACTGAATAACCGATGGGACGCGTCCGCGTCCGAACCCGAGTATTTAGATCAAGTAAGTTGAGATACCTCTTGCTAATGTAatgtattacattatatttactattattatattaaatgacgATGTTTTGTATCCAGGTCCGCACACAACACGCGAACCGCTGCGTGGACTTCCTGTCGCGCGAGCTGCGCGTGTGCTCTCCCAAGGAGGCCGAGGAGCGCATCTTCTTCATCTCCGCCAAGGAGGCGCTGCTCACGCGCATGCGAGAGAGGGAGAAGCCAGTCTCGTGTAAGTACTTTGATATTAACATTGAGTAACAAGTTCTATTTCCAACAAAAATACTTACTGTGAAAAACCTATTCATATATTCTCTTAGTTGCTATAATCTCGGTTCCCTCACAGCACCGATCCTGGCGGAGGGCCACCAGGTGCGGTACTTCGAGTTCGTGGACTTCGAGCGCAAGTTCGAGGAGTGCATCAGCAAGTCCGCCGTCAGGACCAAGTTCGCGCAGCACTCGCGACGCGGGAAGAACATCGCCGCGGAGGTCATGGCCGCGCTCGAACTCGTAAGATAAGCCGACATCATTCAGACTGAATACTACATtcagaataaatgaaaaaaaaaacgaaaatttacTTATCTGAAAGAATTTTCGCtatcctaaaaataattttattaaatattgtaccTTAACAGAGTAAACTAAATGCAAATCAAAAATATACGTTATGAAGATACTTACAAATCATGTACTCGTGACAGATATACAACACAGCGACGGATCAGAAGGCGTCGAAGGTGGAGAAGCAGCGTATACTGCACGAGCAGCTGTCGGCCATCGAGGACCAGCTCACCACCATCACGCGCCAGATGAAGGACAAGATCAACCGCATGGTGGAGAGCGTCGAACACAAGGTACATACTTACAAGTACAGATAAGTGTAGAAGCTTTAATTtctgtgacagtgacacacaaatcaAATTTGTGTCAGTACACAACATCACTGTGTATTTACAAGGGCTACCCAACGACGTCGCGCGCATATATGAGTTAAATTGACTATAACACATACGCAACATTGTCAAGTTGTTGcttattattaagttttgtttgagcATCCAGACCAGGTGTCAAATGTTCAGAGTAGATAATAAGGAAAATTAACTGCATCAAGGCATGATAGTGAACAAATGGGCCAAGTGGCatgttttaaattgtctttCGATTTGAATCAACCATTTTAGTTTGTTACGAGTTAAttagttgttttaaaagaaCCGCCTGCGTGCAGGTGTCGCTGACGCTGAGCCAGGAGATCAGGCGCCTGTCCGCGCTCGTGGACGAGCACGAGGGCGCCTTCCGGCCCGAGCGCGCCGCGCTGGACCTGTACAAGCGGGCCCTGCACCGACACGTCGAGCAGGGGCTGGGCGAGAGGCTCAAGAAGCGCCTGTCCGCAGACATCGGACACGAGATGGACCAGGCGCAGAAGGAGATGGCCGGTATGACGCAGGGGCATTACTCACACAGTACTTACTGGGCCCTCAACGAAAGAACTCCTATTTGTTGGCTTGACTGAAGTCACTATAGCGACATTATTTTTCGATTATCTCTAaatttatcattaatattttttaaaataagctatatTAACTAGCGTTGTTATCTCCCACAGACCGCATGTACAACATCTTGCCGATGCAcaagcgcgcggcggcggccacgTACATCATACCGCACCAGCAGCCCTTCGAGGTGTTGTACCGCCTCAACTGCGACAACCTGTGCGCAGACTTCCAGGAGGACCTCTCCTTCCGCTTCTCCTATGGGATCACTGCGCTCATACAACGTTTCCAAGGGAAGAATACCAACAAAATCGCGCTCAAAAACCCTCCACAATATACTCCggtaaaaatcatatttctaaatTCCTGGAAGAaactatagttatttttttgccatattttttttatatattgaacATCGCCATTTTACGGCTTGCATATCCAGCATAAGTCACAAAGTCATAGATGAAAGCAACGCAATAAGAGTGTACTAATGAATAACCTTTGAAACAAAGTTGACTAAACGAATGTTGCCCCCGTACAGATCCCGGCCACGGTGAGTCCGCTGGCGCCGGACACGACGGTGtcgcgcgcgggcgcggcggcgctggcgggcgGCGTGGGGCTGTCGCCCGAGGAGTGGGGCATGCTCAGCAAGTTCGCGCTCGGGGCGCTCACCTCGCAGGGGACCATGGGCGGCCTGCTGCTGTCCGGCCTGGTATGCGCAACGCTTACACTTGCCTTTTCAATAGAACTTCTACTGAGACTACActaaacagataaaaaatatttctttgtgtatattactgtactttttagaaaaaaaaaaacttagacgCTTTTCTTTATGCAGAGTGAGTAAATAGTAATGAAACACACTTTGTAACAGAACAATATTGCCACGTGTTCCAGTTACTAAAGACGGTGGGCTGGCGGATAGTGGCGGTGACGGGCGTGGTGTACGGCGCGCTGTACGCGTACGAGCGCCTGACGTGGACGGCCAAGGCGCAGGAGCGCGTCTTCAAGAAGCAGTACGTGGCGCACGCCAGCAAGAAGCTGCGCCTCATCGTGGACCTCACCTCCGCCAACTGCAGCCACCAGGTGCAGCAGTGAGTACCCCGCATTACTCTTATAAAAAGCCTGCACacttattaaagttttttttttttttaatttgtgccATTGCAGTAAGCTCAGAATGTTActgactagattttttttacttataattagCTACGTTATTTATGAGTTTTGGAGACTATATTGGGATCTGGAAACATCGCTCAAACGTCatctattttgtaataattttgaaagaaaatgtttgtagTCTAATTGGGCTCTTAAATTACACTTTTTGCTCTTTTAAATACAGTTTCATGAACGCAGGATTTCTTACTTAAATACGTTAAAACGTGATATTTCGCAGAGAACTATCAACGATGTTCGCGCGCCTGTGCCGGCTCATCGACGAGGCGACGACAGAGATGGACTCCGAGCTGTGCGAGGTCAAGGAAGCCATCAAGATGCTGGACAGCGCCTCCACCTCCGCCAAGAAGCTGCGCAACAAGGCCAACTACCTGTCGCACGAGCTCGAGCTCTTCGACGACGCCTTCCTCAAGCACAACTAAGGAACGTACTTATTAGGTGACTAATTTTACCCTTCATCTTCATCAATGTTAGAAAACTTAGAAAGTACTGGtacgttaaatgaaatttaCCTCGAAACtgcattgaaatatttataatattcttacaGTGAAAGGTACAAAATACGCAATCGCCAGTCATCGCCAATGGGCACATGGCGCAGCGTGTAGGCAGGCCAGCAGTAAggagcgcgggcgcggccgccgccAGCCGCTGCGTGTACCGCGTTATGTTAGTCTTGTTGTTAAGAGGAATTCGTCTGTTCGGGTCTCGTATCAAATTATACTAGTGAGTGCTCGCGCGGCGGCGACATGACAGCTGTGTAGTCCCCGACCACCAGCCTCTAGGAAGGTAAACATGCCCCGTGGCAATGTATAGCTAAATGATATACCTCTATTGTAAATTAGagcttttgttgttgttttaaagttatttatcagTTTTTATGTGTTGTATCACAATGAAATCACGCGTAGACGGTGTACGTCTAAAAACTTGTTATGGTATTCATTTGTTgcattgaatttatttaagtttttacatGGTTCCtgacaatttttaattttctttaaagtttacCTTCCCCTATGTATGAACTAAACATCTCGGTGCTACCAAAGGATGAAAAGAAACAGTAAAATCTAACAAACATAATGTTTGTAAACTAGATTTgtataacattgttattattaaaaattctacaTGGAGATCATCTTATGAAACATTTATTCGTGAGGTTATGCTGTCTATATACGCTTTAACAACCATTTTTAAAAACTGTTGGCTATTTATACTGCGAGTGTATTACTTAGATAGTTATTgggttttaatttatatttttttaaaccacgaCCTCGTGTTAACGTGATCCTATCTGATTAGTTACCATTAACGACATTTTCTACATCGAAACTCCGCAATATCGACTATGCGGCCGCCCTCAATGTTTTATGATCTGTGATATTACTCATTTTCgttacaaaattgtttgaatCCATTGACGCACTGCGCTCAGTGTTTGTTTCACGAATGGAGCATTTATTATGTGTATTGGTAACTCATGTTAAGGCaagaaaaatctaataaaaagtgTAGCATGGTCAACATTGCGGATTATATAATGAAATTGTTTCaatataagaattaatttatttatgatgtagTAATGAAGTGGAGTGTGGTTCTCGGCTGTTATATTGTAGGCAAAGCTGTTATATTACGCTTTTCTCACTACTTTACTCTTATATAGCCAAAGAAATGACACCATTCATAGATCATTCAAATGCCAACTCTAGTATGAAATAATTGTCTCgataattatcattttagtaGATAATAGATACTAGAATTGAAATGACTGGCATGGCATTTCTTTGACTGtgtataactttaatatttttggcaaCTTACATAatgttctataaaaataaaatgggtTTAACGTCACTATTACGACGCATACTTACAAAGTATAGGGAGGTACACAGCATACTAATTAAATGAACTGGACTTTGGGAGCCATGCAACCATTTGATATTAGATAGATTTTGTTGTCCATTGTAATTAGTTAATGCATAATTAGGAGAATTttcttatgtaaataaaacaaataaaggattcctttataataattgttttattgtagatATATCTATATCTGAGATCAAACTTAACAATTGGTTtctaaaaacaaactataaatatataattatttacttgttgtgtatgtaaatatatctattatacttatttcaaatttctGGTTTGATTGACTTCCCAACTTTTTGTTATCATCCAGTTTTAATTGGTGCTGAAACAAAATACagtattaagatatttttatattttcaagtgcttttgttaatatttaaagttaaaatgagTAATTACATATTTCTAGATAGCAAACTTGACATCACaattaaaacagttaaaactCACTAGAGTTGAATCCCCGGCAAAGTCAGTCTTGTCAAACCTCACGGCATGTTTTTCAACTTTGAGTCCATAGTGTGCACACACCGCTTGTGCTTCAAACTCATCTGCAAAGTGTAGCCAGTGCACAAGAACCTCACTTGGTATTGTGAGGcgtttattattatatgcatGGCTCAAAACTTCAAGGGCATTTctgtaatcaaaacaaaataagtaaatctTAAGTATTGCTTCTACAGCCAAGCTGTGGTTGGgtaacacaaataatataactatTACCTTTGTAATGTCGGTAAGTAGGTAAATAAGGCACAGTATGTAAGAGGACACACTTTGTCTAACAATCTGCACACTTTTATGTAGTTTCCCTGGAGATTGGTAATGGCTATTTCATAGGCTAGCTGCAATTTTGGCTCTCTGAAAAAAGATTAAGACAGTTATAGCAACTAGTCAAGAACATGTAATATAaagttgtatttatattaaaatactcacCTTCTTAATTGCTTTGAATGATGGACATATCTATACAATGGATGTAGATCATTTAGATTGCACACTATATACAGGCTTTCTATAAGCACACGATCATTGGTAAGTTTAGTGTTcctatttaaatctaaatgaGATAAAAGTCCTGATAATTCATCCAGTTTTTTATTCTCATCTATCGTGTCACAGGAGGACAGGTACCACTTCATACATTCTAACAATGACTTTTTATTGAGAGCTGGATCATAGTCTTTAAGAGGTAGATTAGATAgcctgaaatataaaaaaaaagctgtTTAGTGTAAATTCTTCGGAATAGAagatttcaaagtaatttttaacATAACTTTTCACTTAGTCCATGtgattataatacaaataatatactATTACATTATGTATTTTGACACCTTTAAAAATAAGGGCAAAGAAATGCTGACTAGTATAGTAAaccagtttaaattaaaaactcaaacaGGTCCCTCAATCAGCAAGTCTGAATGTTTCTTGAATTCCTGTAATGCAGTGGGTCTTCTTACACAGAAAAAGTTGTGTATACTATAAGACTTACTTATGACTATAGTAGACATAGAACCTGATCATGGGTTCTAGGAGATTGACACACTGTTCTGGAGGCAGCCTCTGTATTGTCATGTCTTGCCGCACTGCCCTCAGACGGTCATCCACAAAGTCATAGACAACTGATGCAGGAACATC comes from the Trichoplusia ni isolate ovarian cell line Hi5 chromosome 22, tn1, whole genome shotgun sequence genome and includes:
- the LOC113504448 gene encoding transmembrane GTPase Marf, which translates into the protein MAAYVNRTISMMAGDGPHNVAMLNNGAVRVNMLNVDSPLQIFVRAKKKINDIFVEIDDYVKDAVTFMHAVTGENGIATPQDLANVEAYVSKVQAIREVLKRDHMKVAFFGRTSNGKSTVINAMLHDKILPSGIGHTTNCFLQVEGSDTDESFLRTEGSEEKLNVQSVSQLGHALCASRLQECSLVHVYWPRELCALLRDDVVLVDSPGVDVTPNLDEWIDKYCLDADVFVLVANAESTLMVTEKNFFHKVSTKISQPNIFILNNRWDASASEPEYLDQVRTQHANRCVDFLSRELRVCSPKEAEERIFFISAKEALLTRMREREKPVSSPILAEGHQVRYFEFVDFERKFEECISKSAVRTKFAQHSRRGKNIAAEVMAALELIYNTATDQKASKVEKQRILHEQLSAIEDQLTTITRQMKDKINRMVESVEHKVSLTLSQEIRRLSALVDEHEGAFRPERAALDLYKRALHRHVEQGLGERLKKRLSADIGHEMDQAQKEMADRMYNILPMHKRAAAATYIIPHQQPFEVLYRLNCDNLCADFQEDLSFRFSYGITALIQRFQGKNTNKIALKNPPQYTPIPATVSPLAPDTTVSRAGAAALAGGVGLSPEEWGMLSKFALGALTSQGTMGGLLLSGLLLKTVGWRIVAVTGVVYGALYAYERLTWTAKAQERVFKKQYVAHASKKLRLIVDLTSANCSHQVQQELSTMFARLCRLIDEATTEMDSELCEVKEAIKMLDSASTSAKKLRNKANYLSHELELFDDAFLKHN
- the LOC113504449 gene encoding germinal-center associated nuclear protein, producing the protein MMSSYFDFFCKNIESAEDQNTDQIVGTCNLMCPEDEINLREVERLVHVLEVWGMERKLVKSYSRSAADSNMAVPHLLRPYAVLINTVQFLLLEITRRKDVPASVVYDFVDDRLRAVRQDMTIQRLPPEQCVNLLEPMIRFYVYYSHKLSNLPLKDYDPALNKKSLLECMKWYLSSCDTIDENKKLDELSGLLSHLDLNRNTKLTNDRVLIESLYIVCNLNDLHPLYRYVHHSKQLRREPKLQLAYEIAITNLQGNYIKVCRLLDKVCPLTYCALFTYLPTLQRNALEVLSHAYNNKRLTIPSEVLVHWLHFADEFEAQAVCAHYGLKVEKHAVRFDKTDFAGDSTLHQLKLDDNKKLGSQSNQKFEISIIDIFTYTTSK